A single Natrinema pellirubrum DSM 15624 DNA region contains:
- a CDS encoding phosphatase PAP2 family protein → MNPPLDRRDCCYIAMVLVVSSIVGLSSERSPYPLRTDLMYAVEGNAVAVLQPDPTLLLTALFVIVYLLVYPALLLATYISLKHRHGRTRALDYVTTYTTVLVVSMPFFYFMPVGVTGYYLDGVEPVLYESTGPIQTFMTNVDTLEKAFPSLHAGLAGTAALYAPRGYERLSWAATGAILAATVYLGIHWLTDLVVGLALAYGCYLATPTIRAVLKRVEPQPEPVTVTDD, encoded by the coding sequence ATGAACCCTCCACTCGACCGCCGCGATTGCTGTTATATCGCGATGGTACTCGTCGTTTCGAGTATCGTCGGTCTGTCGTCGGAACGGTCACCGTACCCGCTCCGTACAGACCTCATGTACGCCGTTGAGGGCAACGCCGTCGCGGTACTCCAACCTGACCCGACCCTTCTCCTGACCGCGCTGTTCGTCATCGTCTATCTTCTCGTGTACCCTGCGCTGCTTCTCGCCACGTATATTAGTTTGAAACACCGCCACGGCCGCACCCGGGCACTCGATTACGTCACCACGTACACGACTGTCCTCGTCGTATCCATGCCGTTCTTCTACTTCATGCCCGTCGGCGTCACGGGCTACTACCTGGACGGCGTCGAACCGGTACTGTACGAATCGACTGGTCCGATTCAGACCTTTATGACAAACGTCGACACCCTCGAAAAGGCGTTCCCGAGCCTGCACGCCGGCCTCGCCGGAACCGCGGCCCTCTACGCACCGAGGGGCTACGAACGGCTCAGTTGGGCGGCCACCGGTGCCATCCTCGCCGCCACGGTATACCTCGGTATCCACTGGCTCACCGACCTCGTCGTCGGCCTCGCTCTGGCGTACGGCTGCTACCTCGCCACGCCGACGATCCGGGCCGTCCTCAAACGCGTCGAGCCGCAGCCGGAACCGGTTACCGTCACCGACGACTGA
- a CDS encoding dCTP deaminase/dUTPase family protein — MSADYPLADAVDNLVYEPVQVDENGIELTVSAVYEVAAPGRLDFGGDELADADLEPVPTELEAPDDEYGWWHLDGGQYVIQHNEFLTDLTEPVQLQPRNELLARGGSHPSMQVRDHLPLIPLTVAGGGLRLKENARVSRLVPLGGSARGE; from the coding sequence ATGTCCGCCGACTATCCCCTCGCAGACGCCGTCGACAACCTCGTCTACGAACCGGTACAGGTCGATGAGAACGGGATCGAGCTGACGGTGAGTGCCGTCTACGAGGTAGCCGCACCGGGCCGGCTCGACTTCGGCGGCGACGAACTCGCAGACGCCGACCTCGAGCCCGTGCCCACGGAACTCGAGGCCCCCGACGACGAGTACGGCTGGTGGCACCTCGATGGGGGCCAGTACGTCATCCAGCACAACGAGTTCCTGACCGACCTCACGGAGCCGGTACAGCTCCAGCCCCGCAACGAACTGCTCGCCCGGGGTGGCTCGCATCCGTCGATGCAGGTTCGGGATCACCTGCCCCTGATCCCGCTGACGGTGGCCGGCGGCGGCCTCCGTCTCAAGGAGAACGCGCGGGTCTCGAGGCTGGTTCCGCTGGGCGGGTCCGCCCGAGGCGAGTGA